One region of Chanodichthys erythropterus isolate Z2021 chromosome 19, ASM2448905v1, whole genome shotgun sequence genomic DNA includes:
- the cript gene encoding cysteine-rich PDZ-binding protein — MVCEKCEKKLGRVITPDTWKDGARNTTESGGRKLNENKMLTSKKARFDPYGKSGFATCRICKSSVHQSGSHYCQGCAYKKGICAMCGKKVLDTKNYKQTSV, encoded by the exons ATGGTTTGCGAGAAGT GTGAGAAGAAACTGGGACGAGTCATCACGCCTGATACGTGGAAAGATGGGGCTAGAAACACCACAG AGAGTGGTGGTCGAAAgcttaatgaaaataaaatgctgaCATCAAAGAAAGCCAG GTTTGATCCTTATGGGAAATCTGGATTTGCCACTTGCAGAATATGCAAAAGCTCTGTCCATCAGTCTGGTTCACACTACTGCCAGGGATGCGCCTATAAGAAAG GAATTTGTGCCATGTGTGGGAAGAAGGTTCTTGACACCAAGAACTACAAACAGACCTCAGTTTGA